From the genome of Gemmatimonas phototrophica, one region includes:
- a CDS encoding GNAT family N-acetyltransferase: MIPGVTLRPLRVGDMGWIVHRQALLYEREYGWGVRFEALVARVAADFMQHFDAQYEQAWVAERGGELVGAVFLAKVNERTAKLRMLYVEPSTRGLGLGRHLVQTCIAGARARGYQTMTLWTNAVLTAARAIYVAEGFTLVHSEVHELFGPQQVGETWELVL; encoded by the coding sequence GTGATTCCCGGCGTAACCCTGCGGCCGCTGCGCGTGGGCGATATGGGGTGGATTGTGCACCGTCAGGCCCTGTTGTACGAGCGCGAGTACGGGTGGGGCGTGCGCTTTGAGGCGTTGGTGGCGCGCGTGGCCGCCGACTTCATGCAGCACTTTGATGCGCAATACGAACAGGCGTGGGTGGCCGAGCGTGGTGGTGAGCTGGTGGGCGCCGTGTTTCTCGCCAAGGTCAACGAGCGCACCGCCAAGTTGCGCATGCTCTATGTGGAGCCCTCCACCCGTGGGTTGGGGCTGGGGCGGCATCTTGTACAGACCTGTATTGCCGGTGCCCGGGCGCGTGGCTACCAGACCATGACGTTATGGACCAACGCCGTGCTCACGGCGGCGCGGGCCATTTATGTGGCCGAAGGGTTCACCCTGGTGCACAGTGAGGTGCACGAGCTGTTTGGCCCGCAGCAGGTGGGGGAGACGTGGGAGTTGGTGCTGTAG
- a CDS encoding RNA polymerase sigma factor codes for MSTDPPEVPSTDALASRARLALVKESPATTNANVVVSDVVHVLPRVAAGDELAVRECVERYGSLIWALARRWSPDPRDVEDAVQEVFVDLWRSAGRYDATRATEAGWVAMVTRRRLIDRMRRRQRAVELEPLPEDFDQADDREIDLDRQVRVEQAHAVLQALPLNQRTMLELSLLHGRTHDEIARETGTPLGTVKSHIRRGLQRARDLLQAAPASRAALEDTSV; via the coding sequence GTGTCTACAGATCCGCCAGAAGTGCCGTCGACCGACGCGTTGGCGTCGCGGGCGCGTCTCGCGCTCGTGAAGGAGTCGCCTGCCACGACGAACGCCAACGTGGTGGTGAGCGACGTCGTGCACGTCCTGCCGCGTGTCGCCGCCGGAGACGAGCTGGCGGTACGCGAATGCGTGGAACGCTACGGCTCCCTCATCTGGGCGCTCGCCCGTCGCTGGTCCCCCGACCCGCGCGATGTCGAAGACGCCGTGCAGGAAGTCTTTGTTGACCTGTGGCGCAGCGCCGGTCGGTACGATGCCACACGCGCCACAGAAGCGGGGTGGGTGGCCATGGTGACCCGGCGCCGTCTTATTGATCGTATGCGCCGGCGGCAGCGGGCGGTGGAACTTGAACCGCTCCCGGAAGATTTTGACCAGGCCGATGATCGCGAGATCGATCTCGACCGCCAGGTCCGCGTTGAGCAGGCCCACGCCGTGTTGCAGGCGTTGCCGCTCAACCAGCGCACCATGCTGGAGCTCTCGTTGCTGCATGGTCGCACGCACGATGAAATCGCACGGGAGACCGGCACTCCGCTGGGCACCGTGAAGTCGCACATTCGTCGCGGGCTGCAGCGCGCCCGTGATCTGCTGCAGGCCGCGCCGGCATCGCGCGCGGCGCTTGAGGACACTTCCGTATGA
- a CDS encoding anti-sigma factor → MTANTNDTMPDAFEPTGHDLLAGELTAALLPDTLGAEDVLPPALAARITATGEALVRARTVPPIVTPIGAAGAAPIARRRPAWSTWGGWLAAAALLALFVRDRGPTASESRPVSVVDAVAALRDSLLSDSTLLRRTWTVTTDSTSTTATGEVLWDARSQRGVMRFAGLAPNDRAKWQYQLWIFDKARDERYPVDGGVFDIPANGGEVLVPIRARLAVGEAVLFAVTVEKPGGVVVSGRERIAVLAKI, encoded by the coding sequence ATGACTGCCAACACGAACGACACCATGCCCGACGCTTTCGAGCCAACCGGGCACGACCTGCTCGCCGGAGAACTGACGGCGGCCTTGCTGCCCGATACGCTCGGCGCCGAAGACGTCCTCCCGCCAGCGTTGGCGGCGCGCATTACCGCTACGGGCGAGGCGCTGGTGCGCGCTCGCACGGTGCCGCCCATTGTGACGCCCATTGGAGCGGCTGGAGCGGCGCCCATCGCGCGCCGTAGACCGGCGTGGAGCACGTGGGGTGGCTGGCTGGCCGCCGCCGCGCTGCTCGCCCTGTTTGTGCGGGACCGTGGTCCCACTGCGTCGGAATCCCGCCCCGTCTCCGTGGTGGATGCGGTGGCCGCGCTACGCGACTCCCTGCTCAGCGACAGCACGCTGTTGCGGCGCACGTGGACCGTGACCACCGACAGCACGTCCACCACCGCCACGGGCGAAGTTCTCTGGGATGCGCGCAGCCAGCGTGGCGTCATGCGCTTTGCCGGGCTCGCCCCCAACGACCGCGCCAAGTGGCAGTACCAGCTGTGGATCTTCGACAAGGCCCGCGACGAACGATACCCGGTAGATGGCGGGGTCTTTGACATCCCGGCCAATGGGGGCGAAGTCCTCGTGCCCATTCGGGCCCGCCTAGCCGTGGGCGAGGCGGTGCTCTTTGCCGTTACCGTCGAGAAACCGGGCGGTGTGGTGGTCTCCGGGCGGGAACGCATTGCCGTGCTGGCAAAGATTTAA
- a CDS encoding nitronate monooxygenase, translated as MVTTETTSPPTLPQIIQGGMGIGVSNWRLANAVSRLGQLGVVSGTVIDTVLVRRLQDGDPGGHMRRALAHFPIPGIADELLRRYFLPEGRAPGAPYHLLPMYKQVVSSARQRVTVAAGFVETWLAREGHENDVGMNLLTKVQMPNLPTLYGAMLAGVATVIMGAGIPREIPGALDALASHRKATLRFDVEGLARDDAEWLTFDPAEIWPEGTLPATPLRRPHFYPVVSAVSLAATLARKSNGRVDGFVVEGPTAGGHNAPPRGAMQLDALGQPIYGERDAVDLVKLAELGLPFWVAGGVGTPDGLCAARAAGAAGIQVGTLFAFCDESGLAPDIKQETLRGVLSGTVEVRTDPRASPTGYPFKVVQLPGHEQDAAERERICDLGYLREAVKRDDGRMIYRCAAEPVNTYMQKGGTFCDTDGRRCLCNGLLADVGLAQERDGHVEPPLVTSGDDLASLAHFASPEGYTAGEVLEWLLHGTLVATA; from the coding sequence ATGGTGACCACCGAGACCACTTCGCCCCCGACGCTCCCCCAGATCATTCAGGGGGGCATGGGCATCGGCGTATCCAACTGGCGGCTGGCCAACGCCGTGTCGCGCCTCGGCCAGTTGGGGGTGGTATCGGGAACTGTCATCGACACCGTCCTCGTGCGTCGTTTGCAGGATGGCGATCCGGGCGGTCACATGCGGCGAGCCCTCGCCCACTTCCCCATTCCCGGGATCGCCGACGAGTTGCTGCGGCGCTACTTCCTGCCGGAAGGACGGGCACCGGGTGCTCCGTACCATCTGCTCCCCATGTACAAGCAGGTAGTGAGCAGTGCGCGTCAGCGCGTGACCGTGGCGGCAGGCTTCGTGGAAACGTGGCTGGCACGCGAGGGACACGAGAACGACGTGGGGATGAATCTGCTGACGAAGGTGCAGATGCCCAATTTGCCCACGCTGTACGGCGCGATGCTGGCGGGTGTGGCTACCGTGATCATGGGCGCCGGTATTCCGCGCGAGATTCCCGGCGCGCTCGACGCACTCGCTTCGCACCGCAAGGCCACGCTGCGTTTTGACGTGGAGGGGCTGGCCCGCGACGACGCCGAGTGGCTCACCTTCGACCCGGCAGAGATCTGGCCGGAGGGGACGCTTCCGGCCACGCCGTTGCGCCGCCCGCACTTCTACCCTGTGGTCTCGGCGGTTTCGCTGGCCGCGACACTGGCGCGCAAGTCCAACGGCCGGGTGGATGGGTTTGTGGTTGAGGGCCCCACGGCGGGCGGGCACAATGCGCCCCCACGCGGCGCCATGCAGCTGGATGCGCTAGGTCAGCCCATTTACGGGGAACGCGATGCGGTGGATCTGGTCAAGCTCGCGGAGCTGGGGCTGCCCTTCTGGGTGGCCGGTGGCGTGGGCACTCCCGATGGGCTGTGCGCCGCTCGCGCGGCCGGCGCGGCCGGCATTCAGGTGGGAACCCTGTTCGCCTTCTGCGACGAATCGGGGTTGGCCCCGGATATCAAGCAGGAAACGCTACGCGGAGTACTGAGCGGCACGGTGGAAGTGCGCACCGACCCACGGGCCTCGCCCACCGGATATCCGTTCAAGGTGGTGCAGCTCCCTGGCCACGAGCAGGACGCCGCCGAACGCGAACGCATTTGCGACCTGGGCTATTTGCGTGAAGCGGTGAAGCGGGACGATGGCCGGATGATTTATCGGTGCGCAGCAGAACCGGTGAACACGTACATGCAAAAGGGTGGCACCTTCTGCGACACCGATGGACGCCGGTGCCTTTGCAACGGGTTGCTGGCCGACGTGGGGCTGGCGCAGGAGCGCGATGGCCACGTGGAACCACCGCTTGTCACGAGTGGAGACGACCTGGCCTCGCTGGCCCACTTCGCCTCACCGGAGGGCTACACCGCCGGTGAGGTTCTCGAGTGGTTATTGCACGGCACCCTGGTCGCGACGGCGTAG
- a CDS encoding GGDEF domain-containing protein, giving the protein MPDSDQALLILDTLGQILASYIHGCIETPRGSDAAAQERLQAWRRHALLGVPVAEADEGQEAPTPHASGGAIAQRDWKGVSSTFAEHRRDEQHFVEHALADLRDALWTCVERTHLALQREHQADDASAQQVQRVRGALDRLDTSAVKDEISQAMTTLEAITTERQNAQSGIYAELAARVEHLGIELEAARKASETDPLTGLGNRLVFDRTTSRQVYLHSLGGQPVSLVMLDLDMLKPINDTCGHHAGDQALLHLANALSKVFLGDADVLCRIGGDEFAVVLPNTPVTVAERQLARLSAVLERVDWPFTDAGVPLSASVGVAEWKKGETVADWIRRADTAMYENKRSKRHPTPAAGQNAA; this is encoded by the coding sequence ATGCCTGATAGCGATCAGGCGCTGCTGATTCTCGACACCCTCGGGCAGATTCTCGCGTCATACATTCACGGCTGCATTGAGACGCCGCGCGGCAGCGATGCCGCCGCGCAGGAAAGGCTGCAGGCCTGGCGTCGGCACGCACTGCTGGGTGTCCCCGTTGCCGAGGCAGACGAGGGCCAGGAGGCGCCCACCCCTCACGCCTCGGGCGGGGCGATCGCGCAACGGGACTGGAAAGGGGTCTCCAGCACCTTTGCCGAGCACCGCCGCGACGAGCAGCATTTTGTCGAGCACGCGTTGGCGGACTTGCGTGACGCCCTCTGGACGTGCGTGGAACGTACCCATCTGGCTCTGCAGCGGGAGCATCAGGCCGACGATGCCTCAGCGCAACAGGTACAGCGCGTACGGGGCGCGCTCGACCGGTTGGATACCAGCGCCGTGAAAGACGAGATCTCGCAGGCCATGACGACGCTCGAGGCGATCACGACCGAACGGCAGAACGCGCAGAGCGGCATTTATGCGGAGCTGGCGGCGCGAGTGGAGCATCTGGGCATCGAACTGGAAGCGGCACGCAAAGCCAGTGAAACCGATCCGCTTACCGGTCTGGGGAATCGCTTGGTCTTCGATCGGACCACCTCACGACAGGTGTATCTGCATTCGCTCGGTGGACAGCCCGTCTCGCTGGTTATGCTGGACCTCGACATGCTGAAGCCCATCAACGATACGTGCGGGCATCACGCAGGCGACCAGGCGCTGCTGCACCTGGCGAACGCCCTGTCCAAGGTCTTCCTTGGCGACGCGGATGTGCTCTGTCGCATTGGCGGTGACGAGTTCGCGGTGGTGCTCCCCAACACGCCAGTCACCGTGGCGGAGCGACAGCTCGCTCGGCTATCGGCTGTCCTGGAACGTGTGGACTGGCCCTTCACGGACGCTGGCGTGCCACTGTCCGCCAGTGTCGGCGTTGCCGAGTGGAAGAAGGGCGAAACGGTTGCGGACTGGATCCGGCGTGCCGACACCGCCATGTACGAGAACAAGCGCAGCAAACGGCATCCCACACCAGCAGCCGGGCAGAACGCGGCGTAA
- a CDS encoding aminopeptidase P N-terminal domain-containing protein, producing the protein MRPSFPILAVQTAVALAVALAGTAPALRAQSDTAISRAEVAARRAAFAERVGNGVVVAFGGRALVHDFSTFYQLAAFRYLTELNEPDHAMVMVVRDKVPSTTLFLTKLEPRSAFYYGQRTDSANSVQRTGLPGRSYDALWPVLDSLVATGLPFFHIPDVETMDFSRNDTLTRGQEAVKALARKHPTLTVRNAMPHVLAVRGKKSAAELALIRKAVEISSEGHRAAMLTANPLHEYELRAALEYEFTRRGAERPAYGSIVGSGYNGTTLHYMRDMDPVKPGDLVVIDAGAEFRGYAADVTRTIPVSGRYTAEQRQLYSLVLNAQLAAERNSKPGMSIRAAADSSVVVRTKGLAALGLIESEEAQYDPPWRVDCVASPASCKQANLWMIHGISHGIGLAVHDPLQGDQNGGKFAEGDAFTIEPGIYVSTRALDVLPDTPRNRQFKAKVLAKVKQFENTGVRIEDDYIITEKGLERISLVPREMDEIEALMQRRRVIQP; encoded by the coding sequence ATGCGTCCTTCCTTTCCCATTCTGGCCGTCCAGACGGCCGTTGCACTGGCCGTTGCGCTGGCCGGCACCGCTCCCGCCCTGCGCGCGCAGTCTGACACCGCCATTTCGCGGGCAGAAGTGGCCGCGCGACGTGCGGCGTTTGCCGAACGGGTGGGGAACGGCGTGGTGGTGGCCTTTGGCGGCCGTGCCCTGGTGCACGACTTCAGCACGTTCTACCAGTTGGCGGCGTTCCGGTATCTCACGGAACTGAACGAGCCCGATCACGCCATGGTCATGGTGGTGCGCGACAAGGTGCCTAGCACCACGCTCTTTCTTACCAAGCTCGAGCCGCGCTCGGCGTTCTACTACGGGCAGCGTACCGACTCCGCCAACAGCGTGCAGCGCACCGGGTTGCCCGGGCGTTCGTACGACGCGCTGTGGCCGGTACTCGATTCACTTGTGGCCACCGGGCTGCCGTTCTTCCACATCCCCGATGTGGAAACGATGGATTTCTCGCGCAACGATACCCTTACCCGCGGACAGGAAGCGGTGAAGGCGCTGGCGCGCAAGCATCCCACACTCACCGTGCGCAACGCCATGCCGCATGTCCTTGCGGTGCGTGGCAAGAAATCGGCGGCCGAGCTGGCGCTCATTCGCAAGGCGGTGGAGATCTCCAGCGAGGGGCATCGCGCGGCCATGCTGACGGCCAACCCGCTGCACGAGTATGAACTGCGCGCCGCGTTGGAGTACGAGTTCACTCGTCGCGGGGCGGAGCGGCCGGCGTACGGTTCCATTGTGGGGTCGGGGTACAACGGCACCACGCTGCATTACATGCGAGATATGGACCCGGTGAAGCCGGGGGACCTGGTGGTGATTGACGCCGGCGCAGAGTTCCGTGGCTACGCGGCCGATGTAACGCGCACCATTCCCGTGAGTGGCCGCTACACCGCCGAGCAGCGGCAATTGTATTCGCTGGTGCTGAATGCGCAGCTGGCCGCCGAACGGAACAGCAAGCCCGGCATGAGCATTCGCGCGGCGGCGGATAGTTCGGTGGTGGTACGCACCAAGGGCTTGGCGGCGCTGGGACTGATAGAGAGCGAAGAGGCCCAGTACGATCCGCCCTGGCGCGTGGATTGTGTGGCCAGCCCGGCGTCTTGCAAGCAGGCCAACCTATGGATGATACATGGCATCTCGCATGGCATTGGCCTCGCAGTGCACGACCCGCTGCAGGGCGATCAGAACGGCGGCAAGTTTGCCGAGGGAGACGCATTTACCATTGAGCCGGGCATTTACGTGAGCACCCGTGCACTGGACGTGCTTCCCGATACGCCGCGCAACCGGCAGTTCAAGGCCAAGGTGCTGGCCAAGGTGAAGCAGTTCGAGAACACCGGTGTGCGCATTGAAGACGATTACATCATTACCGAAAAGGGACTCGAGCGCATTTCCCTGGTGCCCCGGGAGATGGACGAAATTGAAGCACTCATGCAGCGTCGTCGCGTGATTCAGCCGTGA
- a CDS encoding fasciclin domain-containing protein, producing the protein MSMRHVVRLLSRAAALAALVLVARPSVSAAQHPARGPNIPQVARTAGQFSTLLAAVDAAGLTETLIGRGPFTLFAPTDEAFKRLPNGTVTDLLKPENREKLVTLLTYHVLPGRVTAAQARTVSSAETVANQKVQLRDVDGELRVNNAVVRIADIPASNGLIHVIDRVLMPQAPPCDNNSSSARRGW; encoded by the coding sequence ATGTCTATGCGCCATGTTGTCCGCCTGCTGTCCCGTGCGGCGGCCCTTGCTGCTCTCGTACTCGTTGCCCGTCCGTCCGTCAGTGCTGCGCAGCACCCGGCGCGCGGCCCCAACATTCCTCAGGTCGCACGCACCGCGGGGCAGTTCAGCACGTTGCTCGCAGCCGTCGATGCGGCCGGGCTCACGGAAACGCTCATCGGTCGCGGCCCCTTCACGTTATTCGCGCCTACAGACGAAGCCTTCAAGCGCCTGCCCAACGGCACCGTCACCGATCTGCTCAAGCCGGAGAATCGCGAAAAACTCGTCACGCTGCTCACGTACCACGTGTTGCCGGGGCGCGTTACCGCAGCGCAGGCGCGCACCGTGTCCAGCGCAGAAACGGTGGCCAATCAAAAGGTGCAGCTGCGTGATGTGGACGGCGAGTTGCGCGTGAACAACGCCGTGGTGCGCATTGCCGACATTCCCGCGAGCAACGGTCTCATTCACGTGATTGATCGCGTGCTCATGCCGCAGGCGCCGCCGTGCGACAACAACAGCAGCAGCGCGCGGCGTGGCTGGTGA